Proteins found in one Streptococcus criceti HS-6 genomic segment:
- a CDS encoding CoA-binding protein translates to MTYHFTNPNDDTIKSYLQRAKTIAVVGLSDRTETAAYKVAKVMQEAGYQIMPVNPRLAGQEILGQTVYASLQDISVHIDIVDVFRRSEFLIDVAHDFVQADADVFWSQLGLEAEDAEAFLRQAGCEKIVMNRCIKIEYGRLIA, encoded by the coding sequence ATGACTTATCATTTTACAAATCCTAACGATGATACCATTAAGTCCTATCTGCAAAGGGCTAAGACGATTGCGGTTGTAGGACTCTCCGATAGGACTGAGACCGCTGCCTATAAAGTTGCTAAGGTCATGCAGGAGGCAGGTTACCAGATAATGCCTGTTAATCCTAGGCTGGCTGGCCAAGAAATTCTAGGGCAGACTGTCTATGCTTCTCTGCAGGATATCTCGGTTCATATTGATATTGTTGATGTCTTTAGGCGGAGTGAGTTTTTGATTGATGTAGCTCATGACTTTGTTCAGGCAGATGCAGATGTTTTTTGGTCACAACTAGGGCTGGAAGCTGAGGATGCTGAGGCCTTCTTGCGCCAAGCCGGTTGTGAGAAGATTGTCATGAATCGCTGTATCAAAATAGAATATGGTCGACTTATAGCTTAA
- a CDS encoding Fur family transcriptional regulator: MENDRMALEAYETVLEHLKSKHIRITETRKAIIRYMIATKSHPSAEMIYEDLLPEYPSMSLATVYNNLKVLVDEGFVTELKLCNYSTTYYDFLGHHEVHIACERCGKITDFLDGDLRDMYQEASQQTGYKVTRSQVMLYGLFPDCQEEDASTI; the protein is encoded by the coding sequence ATGGAAAACGATCGCATGGCTTTAGAAGCTTACGAGACTGTTCTAGAGCACCTAAAAAGTAAGCATATACGGATTACAGAAACCCGTAAAGCCATTATTCGTTATATGATTGCCACCAAAAGTCATCCCAGTGCAGAAATGATTTATGAGGATCTTTTGCCAGAGTACCCCAGTATGAGTTTGGCAACGGTCTATAATAATCTCAAGGTTTTGGTTGATGAGGGTTTTGTGACAGAGCTCAAACTCTGCAACTACAGTACGACCTATTATGATTTTTTAGGCCATCATGAGGTTCACATTGCCTGTGAGCGGTGTGGGAAGATTACTGATTTTTTGGATGGTGATTTGAGGGATATGTATCAGGAAGCCAGTCAGCAGACGGGCTATAAGGTTACTCGCAGTCAGGTCATGCTCTATGGGCTCTTTCCAGATTGTCAGGAAGAGGATGCTAGTACTATCTAA
- the brnQ gene encoding branched-chain amino acid transport system II carrier protein, giving the protein MQKKSTYWIIGFMLFALFFGAGNLIFPAYLGIYSGTNLALAILGFCITGVSLPLLGVVAVAYSGRTDVESIARPASKAYALFFAIALYLTIGPFFAIPRTGAVSYEIGIKPFFGSGQAAHIIYGLVFFGLSYLIAVRPSKIADRIGKYLTPALLIFLGILIVASFISPAGHIGSAHNASPAVSDSFKSLPFVAGLIQGYSTMDALASLAFAILVIDAAKGHGAKTSNAVASLTLKSGIIAAVILAAIYIFVARLGATSQSLFGMTKGLFTQGDAPISDGGPVLIQSAAHYMGNFGQIILGMAIFLACLTTATGLITACAEYFHKIFPKVSHIVWATAFTLIGVILYFGGLDQIIKWSIPVLYLLYPLTIVTIILIFLKKWIGYNHVVYKTALGFTAIAGLFDAFNTLSAQTQLFTLPSSLVNFFTKTLPLGAYNMGWISFAVIGLVVGLVLTGFKPLKETEKED; this is encoded by the coding sequence ATGCAAAAAAAATCCACTTACTGGATTATCGGGTTTATGCTCTTCGCCCTCTTCTTCGGGGCTGGTAACCTGATTTTCCCTGCCTACCTCGGTATCTATTCTGGTACCAACCTAGCCCTAGCTATTCTAGGCTTCTGTATCACAGGGGTATCCTTACCTCTGCTAGGTGTTGTGGCTGTAGCCTATTCAGGCAGGACCGATGTTGAATCTATCGCTAGACCTGCTTCTAAGGCTTACGCTCTCTTCTTTGCCATTGCCCTCTACCTGACCATCGGTCCCTTCTTTGCTATCCCTCGGACAGGAGCAGTTTCCTATGAAATCGGAATTAAACCCTTCTTTGGTAGTGGTCAAGCCGCTCACATCATCTATGGACTAGTCTTTTTCGGATTATCCTACTTGATTGCTGTCCGGCCAAGTAAGATTGCTGACCGTATCGGGAAATATTTGACACCGGCCCTCTTGATTTTCCTAGGAATTCTGATTGTCGCTTCCTTTATCTCTCCGGCAGGTCATATCGGATCTGCGCACAATGCTTCTCCTGCTGTCAGTGACAGCTTCAAGAGTCTACCTTTTGTGGCTGGACTGATTCAAGGTTACAGCACCATGGATGCTTTGGCTTCTCTGGCCTTTGCTATCCTAGTCATTGATGCTGCTAAAGGACACGGTGCCAAAACCTCTAATGCTGTTGCTAGCTTAACTCTCAAGTCTGGTATCATCGCAGCTGTCATCTTAGCCGCTATCTATATTTTCGTTGCCCGTCTGGGGGCAACCTCTCAATCTCTCTTTGGCATGACCAAAGGCCTCTTCACCCAAGGAGATGCCCCAATTTCTGATGGCGGACCCGTCCTCATCCAGTCCGCCGCTCACTACATGGGCAACTTTGGCCAAATTATCCTAGGCATGGCTATCTTTCTAGCCTGTCTGACAACAGCAACTGGACTGATTACGGCCTGCGCAGAATACTTCCATAAGATCTTTCCAAAAGTTTCTCACATTGTCTGGGCAACGGCCTTCACTCTGATTGGAGTCATCCTTTACTTCGGTGGCCTTGATCAAATTATCAAATGGTCAATACCCGTTCTTTATCTGCTCTACCCACTGACTATCGTCACCATTATCCTCATCTTCCTGAAGAAATGGATTGGCTATAACCATGTCGTTTACAAGACAGCTCTAGGCTTCACGGCTATTGCAGGTCTCTTTGATGCCTTCAATACCCTATCAGCTCAAACTCAACTTTTCACCCTACCAAGTAGCCTAGTCAACTTCTTTACTAAGACCCTGCCTCTAGGTGCCTACAATATGGGGTGGATTAGCTTTGCAGTCATTGGTCTGGTCGTTGGCTTAGTCCTGACAGGCTTTAAGCCACTTAAAGAAACAGAAAAAGAAGATTAA
- a CDS encoding amino acid ABC transporter ATP-binding protein codes for MADPILEITQLKKSYGQNEVLKGISLSVNKGEVISIIGSSGSGKSTFLRSINLLEEPTGGQILYHGQNVLEKGYDLATYREKLGMVFQSFNLFANLNVLDNAIVPQTTVLKRDKAEATKIAKTNLEKVGMSQQYWQAKPAQLSGGQKQRVAIARALSVNPEAILFDEPTSALDPEMVGEVLKTMQDLAKSGLTMLIVTHEMEFAKEVSDRVIFMDQGVIAEQGTPEQIFEHPQEARTKEFLQRFLN; via the coding sequence ATGGCTGATCCAATTTTAGAAATCACACAGTTGAAAAAATCTTACGGACAAAACGAAGTCCTCAAAGGCATCTCCCTCAGTGTCAATAAGGGAGAAGTTATCTCCATCATTGGTAGCTCAGGTTCAGGGAAATCAACCTTCCTGCGGTCTATCAATCTCTTGGAAGAGCCAACCGGAGGTCAAATCCTCTACCACGGTCAAAATGTTTTGGAAAAGGGTTATGATCTGGCCACTTACCGAGAAAAATTGGGTATGGTTTTCCAATCCTTCAATCTTTTTGCCAACCTCAATGTCTTGGACAATGCTATTGTGCCTCAAACAACTGTCCTCAAGCGTGACAAGGCCGAAGCCACCAAAATTGCCAAGACTAATTTAGAAAAAGTTGGTATGAGCCAACAATATTGGCAAGCAAAACCAGCCCAGCTCTCAGGTGGGCAAAAGCAACGGGTTGCTATTGCCCGTGCTCTTTCTGTAAATCCAGAAGCTATCCTCTTTGACGAACCAACCTCTGCTCTAGACCCTGAAATGGTTGGTGAGGTACTCAAAACTATGCAAGATCTAGCCAAATCAGGCTTGACCATGCTGATTGTTACCCACGAAATGGAGTTTGCTAAAGAAGTTTCCGACCGGGTCATCTTCATGGACCAAGGCGTTATTGCTGAGCAAGGAACACCTGAGCAAATCTTTGAACACCCACAAGAAGCCCGCACCAAAGAATTCTTACAACGCTTCCTCAACTAG
- the polA gene encoding DNA polymerase I, protein MANKNKLLLIDGSSIAFRAFFALYNQIERFKNPVGLHTNAIYGFHLMLDHMMKRIEPTHVLVAFDAGKTTFRTDMYADYKGGRDKTPDEFREQFPYIREMLNHLGIAYYDLENYEADDIIGTLDKLAENGNFDVTIVSGDKDLIQLADNNTVVEISRKGVAEFEEYTPEYLMEKMGITPTQFIDLKALMGDKSDNIPGVTKIGEKTGLKLLLEYGSLEAIYDHIDSFKPSKMKENLINDKDQAFMSKTLATINTQSPIEIGLDDTLYKGPHLDELAKFYDEMDFKQFRANLGLKEEVEQVEINYQVVDKLEPAMFEPDQFFYFEVFNDNYHREDILAFAWGNDQAIYVSKNLDLLKDELFIQALSKPIKTYDFKRAKVLLSHLGLELLTADFDSRLAKYLLSTVEDNELSTIASLYGQTPLAKDIEVYGKGAKKAVPEDDLLFEHLATKVQVLVETEPILKEKLAEHDQSNLFFEMELPLANVLAKMEIAGIKVDRQTLRDMELENEVTLKSLTQEIYDLAGQEFNINSPKQLGMILFEKMGLPTSMTKKTKTGYSTAVDVLERLAPHAPIVAKILEYRQIAKLQSTYVVGLQDFIMDDGKIHTRYLQDLTQTGRLSSVDPNLQNIPVRLEQGRLIRKAFTPEWEDSVLLSSDYSQIELRVLAHISGDEHLIAAFKNGEDIHTATAMRVFNIARPEDVTPNDRRNAKAVNFGVVYGISDYGLSQNLGISRKAAKHYIDTYFERFPGIKNYMERVVREARDKGYAETLFKRRRMLPDINSRNFNIRNFAERTAINSPIQGSAADILKIAMINLDQALEAGGFKTKMLLQVHDEIVLEVPNEELVAIKQLVKETMESAIELAVPLLADENTGKTWYEAK, encoded by the coding sequence ATGGCTAATAAGAATAAATTACTATTGATTGATGGGTCTTCCATCGCCTTTCGGGCTTTTTTTGCTCTTTATAATCAAATTGAACGGTTTAAAAATCCTGTTGGTCTGCATACTAATGCCATCTATGGTTTTCATCTCATGCTGGACCATATGATGAAGCGGATTGAGCCGACCCATGTACTAGTGGCTTTTGATGCGGGTAAGACCACTTTTCGGACAGATATGTATGCCGATTATAAGGGTGGTCGTGATAAGACGCCAGATGAATTTCGTGAGCAATTTCCTTATATTCGGGAGATGTTGAATCATCTTGGTATTGCCTATTATGATTTGGAAAATTATGAAGCGGATGATATTATCGGAACCTTGGATAAGTTGGCTGAAAATGGCAATTTTGATGTGACTATTGTCAGTGGGGACAAGGATTTGATTCAGCTAGCCGATAATAATACGGTGGTCGAGATTTCTCGCAAGGGTGTGGCTGAGTTTGAAGAATATACGCCTGAATATCTTATGGAAAAGATGGGCATTACGCCAACCCAGTTTATTGATCTTAAGGCCTTGATGGGGGATAAGTCGGATAATATTCCTGGTGTAACTAAGATTGGCGAAAAGACAGGGCTCAAACTCCTATTGGAGTATGGTAGTTTGGAAGCCATTTACGACCATATTGATAGCTTCAAGCCATCTAAGATGAAGGAAAATCTCATCAATGATAAGGATCAGGCCTTTATGTCCAAGACTTTGGCAACCATCAATACTCAATCACCGATTGAAATTGGTTTAGATGATACGCTTTACAAGGGACCTCATTTGGACGAATTGGCTAAGTTCTATGATGAGATGGATTTTAAACAGTTTAGGGCAAACTTGGGGCTCAAAGAAGAGGTCGAACAGGTTGAGATCAATTATCAAGTTGTTGATAAACTTGAGCCTGCTATGTTTGAGCCTGATCAATTCTTTTATTTTGAAGTTTTTAATGATAATTATCACCGCGAGGATATTCTAGCCTTTGCTTGGGGTAATGATCAGGCTATCTATGTCAGCAAAAACTTAGATTTGCTCAAAGATGAGCTTTTTATCCAAGCCCTTTCTAAGCCAATCAAAACCTATGATTTCAAGCGTGCCAAGGTTCTTTTGAGTCACTTAGGACTTGAGCTGCTGACAGCTGATTTTGACAGTCGTCTGGCAAAATATCTGTTGTCTACTGTGGAGGATAATGAACTTTCCACTATTGCCAGTCTCTATGGGCAAACACCTCTAGCTAAAGATATAGAGGTTTACGGCAAGGGAGCCAAGAAGGCGGTACCTGAGGACGACCTTCTTTTTGAACATCTGGCGACTAAAGTTCAAGTCCTAGTAGAGACTGAGCCTATTCTCAAGGAAAAATTAGCTGAGCATGACCAATCTAATCTGTTCTTTGAGATGGAATTACCTTTAGCTAACGTTCTGGCTAAGATGGAAATTGCTGGGATTAAGGTTGACCGCCAGACCCTGAGGGATATGGAGCTAGAAAATGAGGTAACCCTCAAGTCTCTAACCCAGGAAATCTATGATCTGGCTGGTCAAGAATTTAATATTAATTCACCAAAGCAACTGGGAATGATTCTCTTTGAAAAGATGGGATTGCCAACCTCGATGACCAAGAAGACTAAGACTGGTTATTCAACAGCTGTCGATGTTTTAGAACGGCTGGCTCCACATGCTCCGATTGTGGCTAAGATTTTGGAATATCGACAAATAGCTAAATTGCAGTCAACCTATGTGGTCGGTCTACAGGATTTTATCATGGATGATGGGAAAATTCACACCCGTTATCTGCAAGACTTGACCCAGACCGGACGTCTTTCCAGTGTTGATCCGAATCTGCAAAATATTCCGGTGCGCTTAGAGCAAGGTCGCCTGATTCGTAAGGCATTTACGCCTGAATGGGAAGATAGTGTCCTCCTCAGTTCGGACTACTCGCAGATTGAGCTGAGAGTACTGGCCCATATCTCGGGTGATGAGCATTTAATAGCGGCCTTTAAGAATGGCGAAGATATTCACACGGCGACAGCTATGCGGGTCTTTAATATTGCAAGACCTGAGGATGTTACTCCTAATGACCGCCGCAATGCCAAAGCAGTTAACTTCGGTGTGGTCTATGGTATTTCTGATTATGGATTGTCCCAGAACTTAGGTATCAGTCGCAAGGCGGCCAAGCATTATATTGACACCTATTTTGAACGTTTTCCTGGCATTAAAAATTACATGGAGCGAGTGGTGCGTGAGGCAAGAGACAAGGGCTACGCTGAGACCCTCTTTAAGCGACGTCGGATGCTTCCAGATATTAATTCACGTAACTTCAATATCCGTAATTTTGCTGAACGAACAGCTATCAATTCCCCTATTCAGGGTAGTGCGGCTGATATTCTCAAGATTGCTATGATTAATTTGGATCAAGCCTTGGAAGCAGGTGGTTTTAAAACTAAAATGCTGCTGCAGGTGCACGACGAGATTGTTTTGGAAGTGCCTAATGAGGAGCTGGTTGCTATCAAGCAGCTAGTTAAGGAAACCATGGAGTCGGCTATTGAACTGGCGGTTCCTCTCTTGGCTGATGAAAATACCGGAAAAACCTGGTACGAAGCAAAATAA
- a CDS encoding ABC transporter permease/substrate binding protein has protein sequence MRSLKSLLLAGIGKLPISNYMDSFVDWLTKTFAGFFNVLKIIGDGLMGFISNTLTFINPWILMLLIVALAYLVSKKWGFTILTAIGLFYIYNQELWGDLINTFTLVLLSSLISILIGIPLGIWMAKSETAKKVINPILDFMQTMPAFVYLIPAVAFFGIGMVPGVFASVIFALPPTVRMTNLGIREIPTELVEASDAFGSTSRQKLFGVELPLAKSTIMAGVNQTIMLALSMVVTASMIGAPGLGNGVLSALQHAEIGNGFVNGLALVILAIIIDRFTQKLNAPVGQKQASKPKWQKWIAPVLVIAFLATGIAQTVASHMGPHKEKVTLAYVEWDSEVASTNVLAEVLKEKGYDVEIKPLDNAIAWKSVADGSVDASVSAWLPTTHKAQYDKYKNQLDDLGVNLKGTQLGLAVPKYMTDVNSIEDLSNQADSTITGIEPGAGIVTSAEKAQKEYSNLSNWEVSSSSTGAMITSLEQALKNKEDIVITAWKPHWIFAKYDLKFLEDPKGVFGKSEDIHTIARKNLKQDNAGAYKIIDNFHWTSDDMESVMLDISNGTSPSKAAQKWIKNNKDKVAEWSK, from the coding sequence GTGAGAAGTTTGAAAAGCTTATTATTAGCAGGAATTGGGAAATTACCTATTTCTAATTATATGGATTCTTTTGTTGACTGGCTGACTAAAACTTTTGCTGGTTTCTTCAATGTTCTAAAAATCATTGGTGATGGCCTTATGGGATTTATTTCCAATACATTGACTTTCATCAATCCTTGGATTTTGATGCTTCTCATCGTGGCTTTGGCTTATCTAGTTTCTAAAAAATGGGGCTTTACGATTTTAACAGCTATCGGTTTGTTCTATATTTATAATCAGGAACTCTGGGGAGATTTGATTAATACCTTTACCTTGGTACTATTGTCCAGCTTGATTTCGATTTTGATCGGGATTCCGCTGGGGATTTGGATGGCTAAGAGTGAGACAGCCAAAAAGGTTATTAATCCAATTCTAGACTTTATGCAAACTATGCCGGCCTTCGTTTATTTGATTCCAGCGGTTGCTTTCTTTGGTATTGGTATGGTGCCTGGGGTTTTTGCTTCGGTTATCTTCGCCTTACCACCAACAGTACGGATGACCAATCTTGGGATTCGAGAAATTCCTACCGAGCTGGTTGAGGCATCGGATGCTTTCGGTAGTACCAGTCGGCAAAAGTTATTCGGTGTTGAATTGCCACTGGCTAAGAGTACGATTATGGCTGGGGTTAACCAGACCATCATGTTAGCTCTGTCTATGGTGGTGACGGCTTCTATGATCGGGGCTCCTGGCCTTGGTAATGGAGTTCTTTCGGCCCTGCAGCACGCAGAAATTGGTAACGGTTTTGTCAATGGTTTGGCTCTGGTAATCTTGGCCATCATTATTGATCGTTTTACCCAAAAATTAAATGCACCGGTTGGTCAAAAGCAAGCAAGCAAGCCCAAATGGCAGAAATGGATAGCTCCCGTATTGGTCATAGCCTTTCTTGCTACGGGAATTGCACAAACAGTTGCTAGCCATATGGGTCCACATAAGGAAAAGGTTACCTTGGCTTATGTAGAGTGGGATTCGGAAGTGGCTTCGACTAATGTTTTAGCTGAAGTTCTCAAAGAAAAAGGCTATGATGTTGAAATCAAGCCTCTGGATAATGCCATTGCTTGGAAATCGGTTGCTGACGGTAGTGTTGATGCTTCTGTTTCAGCTTGGCTGCCAACTACTCATAAGGCTCAGTATGATAAGTATAAAAATCAATTGGATGACTTGGGTGTCAATCTTAAGGGAACGCAACTTGGTTTAGCTGTTCCTAAATATATGACTGATGTCAACAGTATTGAAGATTTATCTAATCAAGCTGATTCAACCATCACTGGTATTGAACCTGGAGCAGGTATTGTGACCAGTGCCGAGAAGGCACAAAAAGAGTATTCCAATCTCTCTAATTGGGAAGTAAGTTCTTCATCCACTGGGGCGATGATTACCAGTCTTGAACAGGCGTTAAAAAATAAAGAGGATATTGTTATCACTGCTTGGAAGCCACACTGGATTTTTGCTAAATATGATTTGAAATTTCTAGAAGATCCAAAAGGTGTCTTTGGAAAATCTGAAGATATCCATACTATCGCTCGCAAGAATCTTAAACAGGATAATGCAGGTGCTTACAAGATTATTGATAATTTCCATTGGACTTCTGATGATATGGAATCTGTTATGCTAGATATTAGCAATGGGACATCGCCATCTAAAGCAGCTCAAAAATGGATTAAAAATAATAAGGATAAAGTAGCCGAGTGGTCCAAATAA
- a CDS encoding quaternary amine ABC transporter ATP-binding protein: MGTILKVSHLTKIFGKKQKAALQMVKEAKSKTEILEKTGCTVGVYDANFEVQEGEIFVIMGLSGSGKSTLIRLINRLIEPSSGAIEINGQNVSEMTANELREVRRHSVNMVFQNFGLFPHKTILENTEYGLELRGVPKEEWEKMAEQALDNSNLLPFKDQYPDQLSGGMQQRVGLARALANNPDILLMDEAFSALDPLIRKEMQDELLDLQDRVQKTIIFITHDLNEALRIGDRIALMKDGQIMQIGTGEEILTQPANDFVREFVEDVDRSKVLTAQNIMIKPITANVDVDGPNVALKRMDVEEVSMLVATNRKRQLLGVISADAAYDARKAGKKLADVVDPNIRTVPQDMVLTDILPLIYDSAAPIAVLNENKRPVGVIIKGRVIEALTKQGIEVEG; this comes from the coding sequence ATGGGAACGATTTTAAAAGTTAGCCATTTAACCAAAATCTTTGGGAAAAAGCAAAAGGCTGCTCTCCAGATGGTCAAAGAGGCAAAAAGTAAAACTGAAATTTTAGAGAAGACTGGCTGCACAGTCGGTGTTTATGATGCTAATTTTGAGGTTCAAGAGGGTGAAATCTTTGTAATTATGGGACTTTCTGGAAGCGGGAAGTCTACTTTGATTCGTTTAATTAATCGTCTGATTGAACCTTCTTCTGGAGCCATCGAAATTAATGGTCAGAATGTTTCTGAAATGACTGCTAATGAACTGCGAGAGGTTCGCCGCCATTCGGTTAATATGGTTTTCCAGAATTTTGGTCTCTTTCCGCATAAGACCATTTTGGAAAATACTGAGTATGGTTTGGAATTGAGAGGGGTGCCTAAGGAAGAATGGGAAAAAATGGCTGAACAGGCCTTGGATAATTCAAACCTCTTGCCTTTTAAGGATCAATATCCTGATCAATTATCCGGTGGGATGCAGCAACGGGTTGGTTTGGCTAGAGCACTTGCCAATAATCCTGATATTCTTTTGATGGATGAGGCCTTCTCTGCTTTGGATCCTTTGATTCGTAAAGAAATGCAGGATGAGCTCCTAGATTTGCAGGATCGGGTTCAAAAAACAATTATCTTTATTACTCACGATCTCAATGAAGCCTTGCGGATTGGTGACCGTATCGCCTTGATGAAGGATGGTCAAATCATGCAAATTGGTACAGGTGAAGAAATCTTGACACAGCCAGCTAATGATTTTGTCAGAGAGTTCGTCGAAGATGTCGACCGCTCTAAGGTTCTGACGGCTCAAAATATTATGATTAAGCCAATTACGGCCAATGTTGATGTTGATGGACCAAATGTGGCTCTGAAGCGGATGGATGTGGAAGAAGTTTCTATGTTGGTAGCCACTAATCGGAAGCGTCAGCTCTTGGGAGTTATCTCGGCTGATGCAGCGTATGATGCTCGTAAGGCAGGTAAGAAACTAGCTGATGTTGTTGATCCTAATATTCGGACGGTGCCTCAGGATATGGTGTTGACGGATATCTTACCATTGATTTATGACTCAGCAGCTCCGATTGCTGTTTTAAATGAGAACAAGCGTCCTGTTGGCGTTATTATTAAGGGTCGTGTGATTGAGGCCCTTACCAAACAGGGTATTGAAGTAGAAGGGTAG
- the ilvA gene encoding threonine ammonia-lyase IlvA, translating into MITATDVVKAHDVLKDVVERTPLEFDRYLSEKYQATIYLKRENMQRVRSFKLRGAYYAIHQLSDEDKANGVVCASAGNHAQGVAYTCNEMKISATIFMPITTPQQKITQVKFFGGAYVDIQLVGDTFDASAQAAQEFTKAQGRTFIPPFDDDNVQAGQGTVAYEIYEQAKDEGVDFDSILVPVGGGGLIAGVATYMKDVSPDIWVVGVESNGARSMRAAFDKGHPVKLEHIDKFADGIAVQQVGQKAYEVARRTVDQLVGVDEGLISETLIDMYSRQGIIAEPAGAASIAALEVLKEAIKGKTLVCIISGGNNDINRMQEMEERALIYDGVKHYFVVNFPQRPGALREFVNNILGPNDDITRFEYIKRAAKGTGPCLVGVTLSDKHDYDGLLSRLAGFDPNYINLHGNESLYNMLV; encoded by the coding sequence ATGATAACAGCAACTGATGTTGTAAAAGCTCATGATGTTCTCAAGGATGTTGTTGAGCGAACACCGCTGGAGTTTGACCGCTATCTGTCGGAAAAGTATCAGGCCACTATCTATCTCAAGCGGGAAAATATGCAAAGGGTCCGCTCCTTTAAGCTGCGGGGAGCCTACTATGCTATCCACCAGCTATCAGATGAAGACAAGGCCAACGGTGTTGTCTGTGCTTCGGCTGGGAACCATGCCCAAGGCGTGGCCTATACCTGTAATGAAATGAAGATTTCAGCTACTATTTTTATGCCTATCACTACCCCTCAACAGAAGATTACTCAAGTTAAGTTTTTTGGTGGAGCTTATGTTGATATCCAACTGGTTGGTGATACCTTTGATGCTTCGGCACAAGCGGCTCAAGAATTCACCAAGGCTCAGGGGCGTACCTTCATTCCACCTTTTGATGATGACAATGTTCAGGCCGGGCAAGGGACCGTTGCCTATGAAATCTATGAGCAAGCTAAGGACGAAGGCGTTGATTTTGACAGTATCCTAGTACCTGTTGGCGGCGGTGGTTTGATTGCTGGTGTGGCAACTTATATGAAGGACGTGTCGCCTGACATTTGGGTGGTTGGTGTTGAATCCAATGGTGCTCGTAGTATGCGGGCAGCCTTCGATAAAGGGCATCCTGTTAAACTGGAACATATTGATAAGTTTGCAGATGGGATTGCTGTTCAGCAGGTCGGACAAAAGGCTTATGAAGTGGCCCGCCGGACGGTCGATCAGTTAGTTGGTGTTGATGAAGGCTTGATTTCCGAAACCTTAATCGATATGTATTCTCGTCAAGGCATTATCGCTGAGCCGGCTGGAGCGGCTTCAATTGCAGCTCTAGAAGTTCTCAAAGAAGCTATCAAGGGTAAGACTCTGGTCTGCATTATTTCGGGAGGAAATAACGATATTAACCGCATGCAGGAGATGGAAGAAAGAGCCCTGATTTATGATGGGGTTAAGCATTACTTTGTTGTCAACTTCCCCCAACGGCCGGGTGCACTACGAGAGTTTGTTAATAATATCTTAGGGCCAAATGATGATATCACGCGTTTTGAATACATTAAGCGGGCTGCCAAAGGAACAGGGCCCTGCTTGGTGGGCGTAACCTTGTCTGACAAGCATGATTATGATGGCCTGTTGAGTCGCTTGGCTGGATTTGATCCTAATTATATCAACCTGCATGGTAACGAAAGTCTTTATAATATGCTGGTTTGA
- a CDS encoding SPFH domain-containing protein yields the protein MGVFLVFLLLCLIIFIVFLVSSLYVVRQQSVAIIERFGRYQTTSASGIHMRLPFGMDRIAARVQLRLLQSEIVVETKTKDNVFVTLNVATQYRVNEQNVIDAYYKLMRPEAQIKSYIEDALRSSVPKLTLDELFEKKDEIALEVQHQVAEEMSTYGYIIVKTLITKVEPDAEVKQSMNEINAAQRKRVAAQELAEADKIKIVTAASAEAEKDRLHGVGIAQQRKAIVDGLAESIAELKQANVGMTEEQIMSILLTNQYLDTLNQFAAGGNQTLFLPNNPEGVEDIRTQILSALKAK from the coding sequence ATGGGTGTATTTTTAGTATTTTTATTATTGTGTCTTATTATCTTTATTGTTTTTTTGGTCAGCTCGCTTTATGTTGTAAGGCAACAATCAGTAGCTATTATTGAACGTTTTGGTCGCTACCAAACAACCTCGGCTAGCGGGATTCACATGCGTCTGCCGTTTGGTATGGACAGGATCGCAGCGCGTGTTCAGTTGCGTCTCTTACAGAGTGAAATTGTCGTTGAAACTAAGACCAAGGATAATGTTTTCGTTACCCTCAATGTGGCAACCCAGTACCGAGTTAATGAGCAAAATGTCATTGATGCTTATTACAAATTGATGCGCCCAGAAGCACAAATTAAGTCTTATATTGAAGATGCTCTGCGCTCTTCTGTTCCTAAGTTGACCTTGGATGAGCTCTTTGAGAAAAAGGATGAAATTGCTCTGGAAGTTCAACACCAAGTGGCAGAAGAAATGTCGACTTATGGTTATATTATTGTTAAAACCTTGATTACTAAGGTTGAACCTGACGCTGAAGTGAAGCAATCGATGAATGAAATTAATGCAGCTCAGCGTAAACGTGTGGCTGCCCAAGAATTGGCCGAAGCTGATAAGATTAAAATTGTCACAGCTGCTTCTGCCGAAGCTGAAAAGGATCGGCTGCATGGTGTTGGTATTGCCCAACAGCGTAAAGCTATTGTTGATGGCCTAGCTGAATCTATTGCCGAACTCAAGCAAGCTAATGTCGGCATGACGGAAGAACAGATTATGTCAATCCTCTTAACTAACCAATATCTTGATACCTTGAATCAATTTGCTGCAGGTGGTAACCAGACCCTATTTTTGCCTAATAATCCAGAAGGGGTGGAAGATATTCGCACACAAATTTTGTCAGCTTTGAAGGCTAAATAA